GAGCGGCACCTCGATGTCGCGGGAGATGGCGCTGCTGGTGGAGGCCTTCGGCTACGGCTGGAAGGAGCTCCAGTGGTTCACCATCAACGCGATGAAGAGCGCCTTCATCCCGTTCGACGAGCGGCTGGAGATCATCGACGAGGTGATCAAGCCGGCGTACGCGAAGCTGCTGGGCTGATCACTGCCGTGGGTGGCCGGCGACCATGCCGGCCACCCGCGACAGGATCTCGCGGGCCCGGGCGGCCTCGGCCCCCAGGCCGGTCTGCCGGCGCAGGACGGCCGGTTCCGCCCGCAGCAGCGCCACTCCGCGCCGGATGAGCACCTTCGGCGCCTTGCGCTGCTCCGCCAGGTCCCGGGCCAGCCGCCGGACGAAGGTGGCCCCGCGCGGCCGGCGCAGCGCGTACGCTCCGGCCAGCAGCCCGCGACGGCGGCACTCCTCGACGATCTCGGCGGCAAAGATCCCTTCGGCGATGAAGAGTGGCGATCCGGTCACCTCGAACGGCCGGGTGGCCACCCGCCGGTCGGCACCGATCGCATAAACCGGCACTTCGGCCTTGCCCTCATGGGCCAGTCGGGCAATTGTTTCCACGGCTGTTCCGGCGTCCCAGGACTCCGGCGAGTCCCAGTCCACCAGCCCGTCGCGGCGCGGCAACGTAGGGTCATCGCCGTCCTTGTAGAAGTCGTCCAGACACAGCACCGGAAGTCCGGTTCGCTGCGCTATGTACGACTTTCCGGAGCCGGAAGGGCCGGCGAGGAGGACAACGCGGTGACGGTATTCCATTACGTTCGGTAACTCCGGCCAGACGGATTGCTATCAAATTGCATCAACATCTCATCACACCCTCAGCGACCGCCAACCTGGGCTTTCTCTTTCTGAGACGGCGTGATGGAATCTCGGGGGTCCGACCCGCCGGGTCGGTCGCTGGGCGTTGCCCGGGGCAACGCGGGGACGCTGCAATCGCGAGGGCGGTGACGTGAGCAAACGGCCAAAGACGGCGGGCTCCTTCCTGTCGCGTCTGCGTCGGCCGGCCGGCCGACTCCGCGACATGCCGATCTGGTCCAAGCTCGGTCTCATCATGATCGTGCCGACCATCGCCACGGTCGTGGTGGGCACCAGTGGCCTGGTCGACAACCTGCAGACGCTCAACAACGCCAACCGGGCCGGTGACCTGGCGAACCTCGTCGGTCACTCCGGTGACCTGGTCAACAGCCTCCAGGACGAGCGCACCGCCGCGGTCCTGCTGCTCGGTTCGCAGAAGGGGCAGGCGCGGGAGCAGTACCAGGAGGCGTACAACCGGGTCAACTCCCGGGTCGACCGGTCCAAGCTGCCGTACCTGCAGCAGCGGGCCCAGCTGGAGGACCTCCCGGGCAGCCTGGAGACCCTGCTCGACCGGATCGACCAGGAGCTGACCGACCTGCCGGGCACCCGCAGCCAGGTCTACAACGGCAAGCTGACCATCAGCAACGCCGTCGGGTCGTACCAGGGGCTGATCGACCAGCTCATCAGCATCCGGGACTCGGTCACCCAGCTCGCCGGCGACAACGACCTGAGCGACCGGATGCGGGCCGCCACCGCGGTGGCCCGGTCCAAGGAGTTCCTGTCGCTGCGCCGCGTCGCGGTGCACCAGGTGCTCATCCAGAAGGCGTACATCTCGCCGCTGCGCCGGGACTACATCGCCAGCCAGGCCGGTGAGGGCCTGGCCCTGCAGACCTTCAACTCGGTGGCCACCCGGGCCGAGCGCGAGTTCCTCGAGCAGACCGTCACCGGCGCCGACCGGCGTCAGGCCGACAACTACAGCGGCTGGATGGACAGCCGCTCCACCGAGAGCATCGCCGGGGTGCCCTTCGGTCCGGACCAGTGGGACGCGGCCATGGTCTCCAACGCGGCGCTGATCCGCACCGTGGAGGTCAAGCTCGACGGCAACGTGGTCCGCCAGGCCGACGAGCTGCGCTCCGACGTGCAGCGCACCGTGTTCCTGCAGACCGGCCTGCTGCTGAGCATGCTGCTGCTGGCCATCCTCTTCGCGTACCTGGTCGCCCGGTCGATGGCGCGCTCGCTGCGCGACCTGCGTCAGGGCGCCCTCTCCATCGCCCAGTACGGCCTGCCCCAGGCGGTGGCCCGGCTGCGCGACCCGCAGGTCACCGGTCAGCTCTCCCCGGTCCAGCTCGCCAACCAGATCGCCGAGCCGCTGCCGGTGCGCAGCAAGGACGAGTTCGGCCAGGTGACCGAGGCGTTCAACGCGGTCCACCTGGAGGCGGTCCGCACCGCCGCCGAGCAGGCCGCGCTGCGCTCCTCCGTCGCGACGATGTTCGTCAACCTCGCCCGCCGTTCGCAGATCCTGGTCGACCGGCTGATCGGCCACCTCGACCGGCTGGAGCGCGGCGAGGAGGACCCGGACCGCCTGGCCGAGCTGTTCCAGCTCGACCACCTGGCCACCCGGATGCGCCGCAACGACGAGAACCTGCTGGTCCTCGCCGGCGCCGACTCCACCCGCGTCCAGCGCGAGCCGGCCGCCCTGATCGACGTGCTGCGCGCCGCGCAGTCCGAGGTCGAGCACTACACCCGCATCGAGTTCGGGGTCATCGACCGGGACATCGAGGTCGCGGCCCACGCGGTCAACGACATGGTGCACCTGGTCGCCGAGCTCTTCGACAACGCGACCGCCTTCTCGCCGCCGGACTCGCACATCATGGTCGAGGCGCGCCGGATCGGGGACCGGGCCACCCTCTACGTCGAGGACCACGGCATCGGCATCAGCGCCGAGCAGCTGGCCGACCTCAACGAGCGGCTCGCCACGCCGCCGCAGGTGGACGTCGCCGTCTCCCGGATGATGGGCCTGGTCGTGGTCGCCCGGCTGGGTTCCCGGCACGGGGTCAAGGTCGAGCTGCGACCGGGCACCGACCGGGGCACGGTCGCCGAGGTCACCATGCCCACCAGCGTGCTGGTGCCCCGGGCGCTCTCCGGCCGGGGTCCGCAGGCCGCCGCGCTGCCCGCCGGCACGCCCGCCCCGCAGCCCGGTCCGACGCCGGTCTTCGGCGCGCTGCCCGCGCTCGGCAACGGCCCGGCTCCGCGCACCGGTGAGTCCGGCAACCAGGTCACCCTCGGCGGCCGGCCGTTCGAGCCGACGCAGCGCAACGGCGCCCCGGCCAACGCCGGTGGCGGTCGCGCCATGCCGGCCTGGTCGGACCTGACCGGCGCCAGCGGGATCAACGGCGACGACAGCTTCGCCCCGCGGACCGCCAACGGGCAGCCGATCGACCCGCTGCCGCAGCGGCGCTCCTCCGACGGCGACCCGTCGGTCACCGGCCAGCAGCCGGTGATCCCGCGGCAGCTGCCGAGCAGCCCCGAGGCGCGTCCGTACAGCTCGCCGCCGTTCCCGCCGGTCTCCGGGCCCCCGGTGGTCCCGCCGGTCTCCGCCCCGCCGCTGCCGCCGGTCTCCGGCGTCCCGGTCTCGGGCCACCCGGTCTCCGCCGCCCCGGTCTCCGGTCACCCGGTCTCCGGTCACCCCGTCTCCGCCGCGCCGGTCTCCGGCCAGCCGGTGTCGGCCGCGCCGGTCTCCGTCCCGCCCCGGCAGACCCCGCCCGGCGCGGGAGCGCCGCCGGCCTGGCCGCCGGTGGCCAACCCCGAGCGGGACGCGGCCGCCCCGCCGGTGCCCGAGCGGCTCGCCGCCGCGCTCGACATGACCACGGAGCTGCCCCGGGTGGCCCGTCCCGAGCCGTCGGCGCCGGCCACCCCGCCGGTGACGCCGGCCCCGGCCGCCCCGCCGGCGGTTCGGCAGCCCACCGCGCAGCCCGCGGTGCCGCAGCCGCGCGCCGGCCAGACCGCGCCGGTCAACCGGCCGCCGACCCCGCAGGAGACGGCCAACCGGCAGCGGTACGCGGACGAGACGATGGAGCTGCCGATCTTCCGGGAGCTGGAGTCGGCCTGGTTCCGTACCCGCAAGCCGGGCCCCGAGGAGGCGGCCGGCGCGAAGGCGTCCAACGGCACCGCGGCCCAGCAGACGCCCGCCGCCGACGCCGCCGGTCGACCCGTCCAGAACACCGCACCACGGACGGCAGGTGTCGCACCGATGGCAAACACTCCGACCGCCGGAGGGACGCCGTTCGACAACGGTTCGGCGGCGAACGGGGGCGCCCGCCCCGGGCACACCGACGGCCTGCCCCACCGCCGGCCCGCCCCGCAGCAGTCCCCGGGCTGGCAGACCGCGGCCGACGACGGCTGGCGTGCCGCCGTGGCCGCCTCCGAGGTGCCGGTGGCCGCGACCACCCAGACCGGCCTGCCGAAGCGGACGCCGATGGCGCAGCTCGTCCCCGGTGCGGTGGAGAAGCCGACCACCTCGGTGCAGCGGCGTTCGCCGGAGGCCGTGCGCGGCCTGCTCTCCGCCTACCATCGAGGCGTGCAGCGCGGCCGCAGCAACCCCTCGGACAGCAACCCCACCAACCCGGAGGCGACTTCGGGAGGGCAGCAATCCTCGCAGTCTGGCTCCGGCCCGGCGGCCGGGAGCGGGCAGAAGGAGCAAGAAGGATGACAACTACGCAGGATCTCGGTTGGCTGCTCGCCAACTTCGCCGACCGGGTGCCCGGTGTCGCGCACGCGGTCGCCGTCTCCGCGGACGGCCTGCTCCTCGCGTCGTCACGGGACCTGCCGCGGGACCGGGCCGACCAGTTGGCCGCCATCGCCTCCGGCCTGGTCAGCCTGACCCAGGGTGCGGCCCGCTGCTTCGAGGGCGGCGCGGTGTTGCAGACCGTGGTCGAGATGGACAACGGCTTCCTGTTCCTGATGTCCATCTCGGACGGCTCCTCGTTCGCCGTGCTGGCCGCCCGTAGCTGCGACGTCGGCCAGGTCGGCTACGAGATGGCGCTCCTCGTCGACCGGGTGGGCGACGCGCTGACGCCGCAGCCGCGTACGGCTGTCGGGATGATGGGCTGACCGAGCTGACCAGGCGGTCGGCACGGCGGCAACGACACAACAACAACGACGGGTGCCACCGGGCGAGAGCCGGTGCCGGGTACGAAGGAGGTGAGCGGCGACATGGCCGATCGTGACGAACCGACCGGAGCGTTGGTCCGTCCATACGCCGTGACCCGTGGTCGTACCCGTCCCCGGCTCGACATCGCCATGGAGGCGCTCGTCGAGACGACGGTGCGCGGTCGCGCCGCTGCCAGTGGCAACGGCGGCCAGGGCCGTGAGCACCAGTACATCGCCGCGCTGTGTGACGGAC
This genomic interval from Micromonospora coxensis contains the following:
- a CDS encoding roadblock/LC7 domain-containing protein, whose product is MTTTQDLGWLLANFADRVPGVAHAVAVSADGLLLASSRDLPRDRADQLAAIASGLVSLTQGAARCFEGGAVLQTVVEMDNGFLFLMSISDGSSFAVLAARSCDVGQVGYEMALLVDRVGDALTPQPRTAVGMMG
- a CDS encoding sensor histidine kinase, translated to MSKRPKTAGSFLSRLRRPAGRLRDMPIWSKLGLIMIVPTIATVVVGTSGLVDNLQTLNNANRAGDLANLVGHSGDLVNSLQDERTAAVLLLGSQKGQAREQYQEAYNRVNSRVDRSKLPYLQQRAQLEDLPGSLETLLDRIDQELTDLPGTRSQVYNGKLTISNAVGSYQGLIDQLISIRDSVTQLAGDNDLSDRMRAATAVARSKEFLSLRRVAVHQVLIQKAYISPLRRDYIASQAGEGLALQTFNSVATRAEREFLEQTVTGADRRQADNYSGWMDSRSTESIAGVPFGPDQWDAAMVSNAALIRTVEVKLDGNVVRQADELRSDVQRTVFLQTGLLLSMLLLAILFAYLVARSMARSLRDLRQGALSIAQYGLPQAVARLRDPQVTGQLSPVQLANQIAEPLPVRSKDEFGQVTEAFNAVHLEAVRTAAEQAALRSSVATMFVNLARRSQILVDRLIGHLDRLERGEEDPDRLAELFQLDHLATRMRRNDENLLVLAGADSTRVQREPAALIDVLRAAQSEVEHYTRIEFGVIDRDIEVAAHAVNDMVHLVAELFDNATAFSPPDSHIMVEARRIGDRATLYVEDHGIGISAEQLADLNERLATPPQVDVAVSRMMGLVVVARLGSRHGVKVELRPGTDRGTVAEVTMPTSVLVPRALSGRGPQAAALPAGTPAPQPGPTPVFGALPALGNGPAPRTGESGNQVTLGGRPFEPTQRNGAPANAGGGRAMPAWSDLTGASGINGDDSFAPRTANGQPIDPLPQRRSSDGDPSVTGQQPVIPRQLPSSPEARPYSSPPFPPVSGPPVVPPVSAPPLPPVSGVPVSGHPVSAAPVSGHPVSGHPVSAAPVSGQPVSAAPVSVPPRQTPPGAGAPPAWPPVANPERDAAAPPVPERLAAALDMTTELPRVARPEPSAPATPPVTPAPAAPPAVRQPTAQPAVPQPRAGQTAPVNRPPTPQETANRQRYADETMELPIFRELESAWFRTRKPGPEEAAGAKASNGTAAQQTPAADAAGRPVQNTAPRTAGVAPMANTPTAGGTPFDNGSAANGGARPGHTDGLPHRRPAPQQSPGWQTAADDGWRAAVAASEVPVAATTQTGLPKRTPMAQLVPGAVEKPTTSVQRRSPEAVRGLLSAYHRGVQRGRSNPSDSNPTNPEATSGGQQSSQSGSGPAAGSGQKEQEG
- a CDS encoding DUF742 domain-containing protein; its protein translation is MADRDEPTGALVRPYAVTRGRTRPRLDIAMEALVETTVRGRAAASGNGGQGREHQYIAALCDGRVQSLAEIAARMQLPLGVARVLIADMATDGLVAVHEPTILDDSDDAVGTELLERVLSGLRRL
- a CDS encoding ATP-binding protein — encoded protein: MLCLDDFYKDGDDPTLPRRDGLVDWDSPESWDAGTAVETIARLAHEGKAEVPVYAIGADRRVATRPFEVTGSPLFIAEGIFAAEIVEECRRRGLLAGAYALRRPRGATFVRRLARDLAEQRKAPKVLIRRGVALLRAEPAVLRRQTGLGAEAARAREILSRVAGMVAGHPRQ